TTGTCGGTGGTTGAACGGAACGAGTTGGCGCCGATGTCGCCCAGCTCCGGGAACGGGCCGTCCGGGTCGTACTGGGTGAAATCGTGGTGGTCGAAGAAACGCCCCAGGTAGGCCAGTGCATCGTCCAGCCCGGCCAGCGCGGCAATGGCCTGGTACTTGGCTTCGGCGTCTTCCGCGGTGGCGCCGACGATCGGCCCGATGCCCGGAAAGATCTTCACGTCGGCAGCGCTGCGACCGTGTGCGATCGCCGCGTTCTTCACCTTCTGGGTGAACGCGCGGGTTTCTTCCAGCGACGGCGCGTGGGTGAACACCGCATCGGCGTACTTGCCGGCCAGCGCGATGCCATCGTCAGACGCGCCGGCCTGGAAGATCACCGGTTGCCCCTGCGGCGAGCGCTGGATGTTGAGCGGACCTTCCACTTGGAAGAACCGGCCCTTGTGGTCCAGCCGGCGGAATTTCCCGGGCGCGAAGAAGGTGCCGCTGTCGCGATCGCGCACGAAGGCATCGTCGTCCCAGGAATCCCACAGGCCCTGCACCACCTCCAGGTATTCGTCGGCGATCTGGTAGCGCAGCGCATGATCGGGATGCGGGCGGCCGTAGTTGCGCCCGGAGCCCTCCAGCGGCGAGGTCACCACGTTCCAGCCCGCGCGCCCGCCGCTGATCAGGTCCAGCGAGGCGAACTGCCGCGCCACCGTATAGGGGTCGCTGTAGGAGGTGGACAAGGTGCCAGCCAGGCCGAGCTTCGTGGTGGCCGTGGCCAGCGCCGACAGCAGCGTGATCGGCTCGAAGCGGTTGAGGAAATGCGGGATCGATTTCTCGTTGATGTACAGGCCGTCGGCAACGAAGCCGAACGCGATGCCATGGTCTTCGGCGGTGCGGGCCACGTCGATGTAGTACTGCAGGTTGACGCTGGCATCGGCCACGTTGGAGGGATGCTTCCAGGCATGCATGTGGCTGCCGGGGCCCTGCAGCATGATGCCGAACGGAATGGGACGCGGGGTCTTGCTCATGGCGTTCTCCTGGGGGATCAGGCCACCGCCGCGCGGGGCGCGGGCGACAGCAGTTCGAGTGAGGTGAGGCGTGCGTCGAGGTCGGCCACCGGCGCATCCAGGATGAATTCGCCCACACCGAAGCGTTGGTGCAGGTCGTCCAGCGCGCGGCGCACATGCTGTGCATCGCCCGACAGCACGCTGGGATGGGTCTCTTCGATGCGGTAGTCGGCCACGCCCACCTGCCGCGCATACTCGGCCGCGGCTTCCGGATTGGGCAGGTTGACGGTCTGCCCCGGCCCCAGGTGCAGCTTGTAGATGCGCAACGCACCCAGATGGCGTGCGGCCGCCTCCGCAGTGGGCGCAGCGAAGGCCACCGTGGCCAGCAACGGGGCCTGCGAGGACACCGCGCGGTAGGCGTTGAACGCCGCTTCGATACTGCGCGGGTCGCCATCGAAATGCGCCGCATAGACGAAACGCCAGCCAAGCTCGGCCGCCAGGCGCGCGCTATGCGGGCTTGCCCCGAGCAGGAAGCGCTCCGGCGGCGTCCGCGGCAGCGGCCGCGCCTGTGCGGCGGCATGCGGGTGGTCGGCGGGCAGGCTGCTGGACAGGAAGCCTTCCAGATCGTGCAGCTGCTGCTCGAACGCGCCGGCCGGCGTACGCCCGGCCGCCAGCGCCGCGGTGGAGGCCGGCAGTCCGCCGGGCGCCTTGCCGATGCCCAGGTCCACCCGGCCCGGGGCCAGGCTGGCCAGCAGGTTGAAGGTCTCGGCCACCTTGTACGGCGCGTAGTGGCGCAGCATCACCCCGCCCGTGCCGACGCGGATGCGCGCGGTCTGTGCCAGCACCCAGGCCGCCAGCACTTCCGGCGCGGGGCTGGCCAGCTGCGGGGTGGCGTGGTGTTCGGCGAACCAGTACCGGTGGTAGCCCAGGTGCTCGGCATGCTGGGCCAGGCGCAGGCTGTCGCGCAGCGCCTGCTCGGGTGTGCCGCCATCGCGGATCGGGCTTTTGTCCAGCACGCTGGTCAGGTAGCTCATCGTGTACTCCTTGCTCAGGGATGGGCCACGGGAATGCCCAACAACCCGTTCAGTGCGGCCAGGATCGGTTCGGCACCGGAGATGTACTGGCGGTCGTCGTGCGCGCCACTGGCATGCGCCGACTGCACGCCCTGGGGCAGCACCAGCTTGGGCAGCGACTGGTCCTGTTCGCCGATCTCGGCGATCACTTCGCGGCGCGGCCGGGCAAATCCGATCCTTCGCACGTCCAGCTGCGCGTCCAGTCCCTCGATGCTGGACAGCGCGCCTTCCAACAACAGGCTGTGCCGGCAGAAGAAGCGCTGGCCCGGCAGCTGGCCGTCTTCGAATTCGCGGTCGAGCAGGAACAGGATGGGTTTGTTCGGGGGATAAGCAGACACGGATACGTTCCTCGTCGTGGCCGGCGGCAGCGCGCCGTTGGAACCTTGATGCTAGAGACGTGGCCGCGCCGGCCTACGTCGTAACTCGACAATCAGCGGTCGGATCCGGCCACGCAAATGCGCGTTGGCCATATGCAAAACGCCTGGGGTTATGGGGCCGCTCGCAACCGCGGCGCAGCGGCAGCGCCCGCCCACCCCAGCGCCGGCGCGATCTGTTCGGCCACGATCTGCAGGATCCGCCGGTAGTCGCTGGCGGGCAGTTCATAGGGCAGCTCCACGCGCAGCTCGTCCACCTGCTGCAGCACCGGATCGGCCTGCAGCAGGTCCACGATCTGCGCCGCGCTGCCCACCACGTCTGCGGCAAACAACGTGCGCCGCGGTCCCTGCGGTTCCAGCGTGCGCGCATGGCGCAGCGCGGCAAATGCGAGCAGGCGCTGGCGGGTGGCGGCGTCGGCGCCGTCCAGCGGCACCAGCACGCGCCCGGCGGCAACGCGTGAGGTCGCGCCATCAGCCAGGCCGCTGCGATACACCGCCAGGTGCTCGCGCTGGGTGTTCACGAAATCCGCATGGGTTTCAGCGCGCGCCACGTTGCCCAGCAGCAGGTGCAGCCCCTGCCCGGCCGCCCAGCGTGCCGACGGCACCGAACCGGCGCCATACCAAAGCCGACATGCGAGCCCGGGCGCATGCGGCTGCAGGCGGGGCCGGTACTGAGAGACCGCGTTGCCTACCTGCGTATCAGTGTCGCCCAATGGATGTCCGTGCAGCGCCTCGATCAAGCGCCCCACCCGCGCATGCGAAAAGTCGATCCGCGCCGGATCGCCATCGAACAGCAGGTGGCCCACCAGGTCCGCAAACGGCGGCGGTCCGGCGCTCACGCCCACCTGCAGGCGGCCGCCGGACAGTACGTCCAGCAGTGACAGATCCTCGGCCAGGCGGAACGGCGTTTCGTAGCCCAGCTGGATCACCGCCGTGCCCAGTTCGATACGCCGGGTGTGCTGGCTGGCCGCCGCCAGGAACACCGCCGCCGAGCTGATGCCCGGCTCCAGGTGCCGGTGCCGCACCCACGCGCCGTCGTAGCCGAGCGCTTCGGCAAAGGCAATCAGCGCCAACGCATCGTCCAGCCCGCTGCGCGGATCGTCGGGCCGGAAGCTGCCCGGGGTGAGAAAGGCCAGATGCCGCAGCTGCATGCGCCGATACCTAGGCGATGCGGCGCAACGGCAGCGGCGCAGCGGTCGGTGACAGGTGGGCCGCGGCACGCTCGGCGGCCAGCACGATCCGCGCCTGCAACGCGGCACTGCTGACCTGCTCGTCGCTGAAATCGGCCGGCGTGGCGTACACGCCGATCGGCAGCGTGTGCGCCTGCAGGAAACTGAACAACGGGCGCAGCTGGTGGTCGATCACCAGGGCATGGCGCTCGCTGCCGCCGGTGGCCGCCAGCAGCACCGGCACATCCACCAGCGCCTCCAGTCCGATGAAGTCCACCAGGTGCTTGAACAGGCCAGGATACGAGCCGCGGTACACCGGCGCAGCGGCGATCAGCAGGTCGGCCGCTTCAATCCGCTGCAGCGCCTGTTCGATGCGCGGTTCCACCTCCTCGCGGGTAAGCGCCTGCCCCAACGAGCGCGCGATCGGCGCCAGTTCCACCCACTGCACATCGATGTGCAGCCGGTGCCGCAGCTGGTCCAGCACCTGCCGTACCAGCAACAGCGTGCGTGAGTTGGCCGAGCTGTTCGGCGAGCCGATCAGCGCGACCACGTTCAATGCAGATGACATCGCAATGCTCCCTGTAGAGCCGACCGTTGGTCGGATGCGTTTGCTCAGAACCGGTAGTTGATGCGCCCATACCAGAACGCGCCGATGGTGCTCAGCACATCGCCGGTGTCCCAGGTGGTTTCGATGCTGGCCACGTCAGTGGCGCTGCGGGCGTACTCGGGCACCTTGCGGGTGCGCTTGTCGAACACGTTGTTGATGCCCAGCGCCGCGCTCCAGCCACCGCCCAGCTCCGCGCTGCCGGACAGGTTGGTCACCAGCACCGGCGGCTGCTTGTACTCCACCCCGTTGTTGAGGCGCTTGATCGGCCCGTAGTAGGTGAAATCCACATTCGAGCGCCAGCGCCCGTGTTGCCAGCCCAGCCCGGCCACCTGCGTGTAGGACGGCGTGCGGAAACGCAGTGCGTACTCGCTCGATTTGGTCAGCAGGTTGATGTTGGGCAGCCCCTGCAGCACCGCGGGGATGTCGCGCACTTTCTGGATGGTGGTGCGGCCCACGTTGGCGGCGTAGCTCCAGCGCAGCTTGCCCCAGGCGGTTTCCTGGTTGGCTTCCACGGTCAGCTCCAGGCCCCGCGTGCGGGTATCACCTACGTTGGTGAAGTAGCTGGCGTAGAACGCATCGCCGGGCAGGATGCTGATACCCGCCGTGCCCAGCAGCGCATCGATCGTGTTCTTCTGCGCGGCGCTCAGCACCGTGCCGCTGTTGTCGGTGATGCGCGCCGGGTCCTGCGCGTTGTAACCGATCTGGCTGGACTGACCGAGCTGGCCGCGGATGTCGATCTGGTAGGCATCCAGGGCCAGGTGGAACGCCGCGCTCGGGTCCCAGGTCACGCCGAGGCTGTAGTTGTCGGCCTTCTCCGGCTGCAGCGGCGTGGCACCCAGTGCCAGCGCCGCCGGCGAGGACACCTGCGCCACCAGCGTGGTGCCGCACGGGCAGCTGCCGGTGGCCTGGTAATACTGCGCACCCAGGCTCGGGGCATGGAAGCCGTTGCTCACCGTGGCGCGTACGCCGAACGCATCGGTCACATCAAAGCGCGTGGTCAGCCGCCCGGTCGATACGCTGCCAAAATCAGAGTGATCTTCCCAGCGCGCCGCGGCATCCAGGTACCAGCGCGAGGTCACGTTGGTCGCCGCCCCCACGTACACCGCCTTGCTGTTGCGCGTGGCCTCCACCGCATCGGCGGTGGAATAGCCCACGAAGGCGGCCGCACCGAAGCCGGTGTACGACTCCCACTGCCCGGCCCCGCGCTCGTAGCGCTCGTGCTGGTATTCGGCACCCGCGCTCACCTCCAGCGGCGAGGCGAAGGCGCCCACGTCGAAGCCACGGCGCAGATCCAGGTTGGCGATGCCCTGCTGGTAGTCCAGCTTGCCGTCATAGAAATCAGTGGGCGCACCGGGATAGGCCAGCGAGAAGTTGGCCGAGTGGCGGGTATAGGTGCGCACCGTGTTGCGGTTGCCGGTGAGGCTGCCGTCGATGTCCCAGCCACCCCAGTGACCCTTGACCCCGGCGGTGCCGGTGTACTGCTTCTCCTTGGTTTCCAGTACCGGAAGGAAGCCGTCGGGCCACACGTTCAGTACGCTCGGCGCCTTGTAGGTGCCGAAGATCGTCGCCGGCAGGCGGAAGTTCTGGATGGCCTGTGCGGTGCGGTCGCTGGCCGTCGCCGTGGCGTAGAACTGCGCGTTCTCGCCCAGGCCATGGCCTGCATTCACCGACAGCGCGGTGAGCGCATAGGACGGCGAACTGAGGATCGTGTTGGCTTCCGGATCGCGCGATGCCTCGGCCGGGTTCGGCGTGGTGCCGGCAGGCAGGCGGTTGTTCGGGCGCAGCGCCACCGGGTTGCCGCTGGCGTCCAGCGCCGGGTAGCTCAGGTAGGCATCGATGTAGCGCCGCGTGCGGATCGCATGGTGCTGGCGGGTGTTCTCGCCGGACAGGCTGACGAACCCGTCCTGCCCCCACGGCAGGCCGATGTTGGCGCGCACGCTGGTGCGGGTGCCATCACCATCGATGCTCTGCCCGCTCTCCACCGACACATCGCCGCCGTGCGCGTTCGACTTCAGGATCACGTTGATCACCCCGGTGATCGCGTCGGAGCCATACAGCGCGGACGCACCATCGCGCAGCACTTCGATATGGTCGATGGCCGCTACCGGAATCAACGCGAGGTCGGTCCAGGCATGACCCGGGTAGCCGCCGCCGTTGGCGCCGCTGACATAGGCACTGGCGTTGCGGCGTTTGCCGTTGACCAGCACCAGCGTGTACCCCGGCGACAGGTTGCGCAGCTGGTAGCCACGGATCAGGCTCTCCTGGTCGCTCTGGTAGCCACCGATCTGGCTCAGCGACGGCAGGCTGCGCTGCAGCGCTTCCAGCAGGTTCGCCTGCCCGGTGGACGCCAGGTCCTCGGCCGAAATTACATCGATGGGCGTGGAGCTGTTCTTGACCGTGCGGTTGCTGGTGCGCGAGCCGGTGACCACCACCGCATCCAGCGTGGACGCGGCGGCGGTACCGGAGGCCACCACCGTCTCGGGCGGTGCCTCCGGTCCGGCGGCGTGGGCAGCGCCTGCACCCAGTGCAAGCGCGATCAGAACAGACAGGGAGGTCAGCGTCGGCACGCGTGCCGCAGGCAGGGAGCGGAAGGCAGGAGGCATGGGGACTCTTGAAGGAAGGAGGACGGTCAGGTCCGCGACGGTGCGTCACAGGGCATCAGCTCGCGTTGGGCGCAGCGCACCGGCAACATCGCGACAGAGAGGGCAAGGACATCTCAGGGCCTGATCGGAAACAGGCCTCCATTCAATGGCCTGCACGCAGCGCGCAACAGCCGTTCACGCGCCACCCACCCGCAACATCGCGCCACGCACATGCCCGTTCGGCATGTCGTTAGACGCCGACGCCGCGTGCACACCCTGCGTGGATGCCCCCATCGCCGTGCGTCGATGCGCGACATCGGCAGCCATATATCCCGATGTCATGACGTCATTAGCGCCCCGCCCTGCGTGGCAGCGCCCACCCCGCTAGCATCAAACGATGCCCTCCCCCCATGACCCGCACACCCCGCCCACCGTTGCCATCGCGGCCTGCCACGGCCAGGGCCTGTTCGAGTTCGGCTGCGCCGTCGGCCTGTTCGCCCCCATCCGCCCCGAGCTGGACGTGGCCTGGTACACCACCCAGGTGTGCGCCGCCGAACCGGGACCGCTGCGCATGCTCGGCGGCACCCAGGTGCAGCTGCCTTACGGACTGGAGGCGCTGGAGCACGCCGACACCATCGTGGTGCCCGGCTGGCGTGATCCTGCCGAGCGGCCGCCGCAGGTATTGCTGGATGCGCTCATTCGCGCCCACCAGCGCGGCGCACGCATCACCTCGATCTGTTCGGGCGCCTTCGTGCTGGCGTGGGCCGGCCTGCTCGACGGCCGCAGCGCCACCACTCACTGGCGGCTCACCGACACCCTCGCCCGCGAATTTCCCAACGTGCGCGTGCGCGAGAACGCGCTGTACGTCGACGAGGGCAGCATCATCACCTCGGCCGGTTCGGCCACCGGCATGGACATGATGCTGCACCTGGTGCGCAAGGATTACGGCGCGCGCGTGGCCAACCTGGTGGCCGAGCGGCTGGTGCTGGCACCGTGGCGGGATGCCGAGCGCAGCCAGCGCGTGGTGCGCTCGATACCGGTGGGTGAACCCACCCGGCTTGCCCGGCTGATGGAATGGCTGCGCCGCAACCTGCGCGAGGAGCACTCGCTCAAGAGCATGTCCGAACAGGCCGCACTCAGCCAACGCACACTGCAGCGGCAGTTCCTCGACGCGACCGGGTTGTCACCGATCGACTGGCTGATCCGCGAGCGCGTGGCCTACGCGCGCGAGCTGCTGGAAACCACCGACCGCCCGCTGCACTGGGTGGCCGAACAGGCCGGGTTTGGATCGCAGGAATCGTTCAGGCGTCATTTCCGCGGGCAGACCGCGCTCAGCCCGGCGACCTATCGCGACCGGCACCGGGAAGCTGCCACGGCGCGCGGCCCGGGCTGCTGACCGGCGACTGCCTCATCCGGCGCGCTGCAACTGGCGTGCGCCGTGCGACTGCGCACGGATATGCCAACACTGCAGCGCGAAGCCGATCACGAACAGCACCAGCCCATCATCCAGCTCGGTTCACGGGCAGGTCGCGCGCATGTCGGCGATGCGGCATTGTGCAGGCCGCACTCCCGCGCTCCCTAGGTCATTGCACCTTTTGTGGGCCGGAAACCATCGCTATGGAGCTCCCCCAGCCGGAACAGGTCGCCCGAATCGAAGCCAACGACCACACCCACCGGCTCCACCGCACCCAGCAGCTGATGGATGCTTCCGTCCAGCGAAGCCCGGAGCAGCAACGTTGCGAACGCCAACGCAAACACTATGTGGCCGGGCGTGCCCAGTCCGGCGACCTCGTCCGCGTTGCAGATCACGCCGGCCGCTTTCAAGGTTGCCGAGCCGAGGTAGGCCTTGTCGGGATAGTGGCTGGGGTTGCGCCACAACCACTCGCAGGCCTTGTCCTCCGGTTCGTAGTGACTCAACAGACCGAAATACAGGTCCGCAAATTCCACGCGGTCGCGGGTGGCACGTTCGCCAAGCCCGAAGTAGATCGCGCGCACCGGGAAGGGGCACGGCGCCCGCCGCAGCACACGGGTGAGCCACTTGCCCACGCCGGCACTCTCTGCCGAACAATCAAGTTTCGCCAGCGCCGCCCAGGACGGGTGCGGGATGCGCTGGTCGCCCCAGGCCAACAGCGTCTGCATGG
This is a stretch of genomic DNA from Stenotrophomonas rhizophila. It encodes these proteins:
- a CDS encoding LLM class flavin-dependent oxidoreductase, producing MSKTPRPIPFGIMLQGPGSHMHAWKHPSNVADASVNLQYYIDVARTAEDHGIAFGFVADGLYINEKSIPHFLNRFEPITLLSALATATTKLGLAGTLSTSYSDPYTVARQFASLDLISGGRAGWNVVTSPLEGSGRNYGRPHPDHALRYQIADEYLEVVQGLWDSWDDDAFVRDRDSGTFFAPGKFRRLDHKGRFFQVEGPLNIQRSPQGQPVIFQAGASDDGIALAGKYADAVFTHAPSLEETRAFTQKVKNAAIAHGRSAADVKIFPGIGPIVGATAEDAEAKYQAIAALAGLDDALAYLGRFFDHHDFTQYDPDGPFPELGDIGANSFRSTTDKIKQDARAHGLTLRQVALQAVSPRPSFIGTAEHVADELIRWFEAGASDGFILGFSVQREGLDDFVSQVLPILQARGYHRGTLEGGTLRDHLGLPRKASRHAGDTAPVRKAG
- a CDS encoding TonB-dependent receptor plug domain-containing protein, with the protein product MPAARVPTLTSLSVLIALALGAGAAHAAGPEAPPETVVASGTAAASTLDAVVVTGSRTSNRTVKNSSTPIDVISAEDLASTGQANLLEALQRSLPSLSQIGGYQSDQESLIRGYQLRNLSPGYTLVLVNGKRRNASAYVSGANGGGYPGHAWTDLALIPVAAIDHIEVLRDGASALYGSDAITGVINVILKSNAHGGDVSVESGQSIDGDGTRTSVRANIGLPWGQDGFVSLSGENTRQHHAIRTRRYIDAYLSYPALDASGNPVALRPNNRLPAGTTPNPAEASRDPEANTILSSPSYALTALSVNAGHGLGENAQFYATATASDRTAQAIQNFRLPATIFGTYKAPSVLNVWPDGFLPVLETKEKQYTGTAGVKGHWGGWDIDGSLTGNRNTVRTYTRHSANFSLAYPGAPTDFYDGKLDYQQGIANLDLRRGFDVGAFASPLEVSAGAEYQHERYERGAGQWESYTGFGAAAFVGYSTADAVEATRNSKAVYVGAATNVTSRWYLDAAARWEDHSDFGSVSTGRLTTRFDVTDAFGVRATVSNGFHAPSLGAQYYQATGSCPCGTTLVAQVSSPAALALGATPLQPEKADNYSLGVTWDPSAAFHLALDAYQIDIRGQLGQSSQIGYNAQDPARITDNSGTVLSAAQKNTIDALLGTAGISILPGDAFYASYFTNVGDTRTRGLELTVEANQETAWGKLRWSYAANVGRTTIQKVRDIPAVLQGLPNINLLTKSSEYALRFRTPSYTQVAGLGWQHGRWRSNVDFTYYGPIKRLNNGVEYKQPPVLVTNLSGSAELGGGWSAALGINNVFDKRTRKVPEYARSATDVASIETTWDTGDVLSTIGAFWYGRINYRF
- a CDS encoding MsnO8 family LLM class oxidoreductase, encoding MSYLTSVLDKSPIRDGGTPEQALRDSLRLAQHAEHLGYHRYWFAEHHATPQLASPAPEVLAAWVLAQTARIRVGTGGVMLRHYAPYKVAETFNLLASLAPGRVDLGIGKAPGGLPASTAALAAGRTPAGAFEQQLHDLEGFLSSSLPADHPHAAAQARPLPRTPPERFLLGASPHSARLAAELGWRFVYAAHFDGDPRSIEAAFNAYRAVSSQAPLLATVAFAAPTAEAAARHLGALRIYKLHLGPGQTVNLPNPEAAAEYARQVGVADYRIEETHPSVLSGDAQHVRRALDDLHQRFGVGEFILDAPVADLDARLTSLELLSPAPRAAVA
- a CDS encoding DUF3088 family protein; translation: MSAYPPNKPILFLLDREFEDGQLPGQRFFCRHSLLLEGALSSIEGLDAQLDVRRIGFARPRREVIAEIGEQDQSLPKLVLPQGVQSAHASGAHDDRQYISGAEPILAALNGLLGIPVAHP
- the ftrA gene encoding transcriptional regulator FtrA, giving the protein MPSPHDPHTPPTVAIAACHGQGLFEFGCAVGLFAPIRPELDVAWYTTQVCAAEPGPLRMLGGTQVQLPYGLEALEHADTIVVPGWRDPAERPPQVLLDALIRAHQRGARITSICSGAFVLAWAGLLDGRSATTHWRLTDTLAREFPNVRVRENALYVDEGSIITSAGSATGMDMMLHLVRKDYGARVANLVAERLVLAPWRDAERSQRVVRSIPVGEPTRLARLMEWLRRNLREEHSLKSMSEQAALSQRTLQRQFLDATGLSPIDWLIRERVAYARELLETTDRPLHWVAEQAGFGSQESFRRHFRGQTALSPATYRDRHREAATARGPGC
- the msuE gene encoding FMN reductase, encoding MSSALNVVALIGSPNSSANSRTLLLVRQVLDQLRHRLHIDVQWVELAPIARSLGQALTREEVEPRIEQALQRIEAADLLIAAAPVYRGSYPGLFKHLVDFIGLEALVDVPVLLAATGGSERHALVIDHQLRPLFSFLQAHTLPIGVYATPADFSDEQVSSAALQARIVLAAERAAAHLSPTAAPLPLRRIA
- a CDS encoding LLM class flavin-dependent oxidoreductase, whose protein sequence is MQLRHLAFLTPGSFRPDDPRSGLDDALALIAFAEALGYDGAWVRHRHLEPGISSAAVFLAAASQHTRRIELGTAVIQLGYETPFRLAEDLSLLDVLSGGRLQVGVSAGPPPFADLVGHLLFDGDPARIDFSHARVGRLIEALHGHPLGDTDTQVGNAVSQYRPRLQPHAPGLACRLWYGAGSVPSARWAAGQGLHLLLGNVARAETHADFVNTQREHLAVYRSGLADGATSRVAAGRVLVPLDGADAATRQRLLAFAALRHARTLEPQGPRRTLFAADVVGSAAQIVDLLQADPVLQQVDELRVELPYELPASDYRRILQIVAEQIAPALGWAGAAAAPRLRAAP